The Streptomyces camelliae genome window below encodes:
- a CDS encoding SWIM zinc finger family protein: MTEQGVRWTAEQVLALAPDAASRTAGSKLGTAGPWSEAGSGEGTVWGLCKGSGSRPYQTVVDLAGPAYTCSCPSRKFPCKHALGLLLLWAGGDGAVPVSADPPDWAEPWLAGRRKRAEGEPGQGKGGSAAGPADPEAARRRAERRAERVTAGATELEQRLADLLRGGLAAAEQAGYGAWDETAARMVDAQAPGLAARVRELGAIPGSGAGWPARLLEECALLHLLDQGWLRRAALPDALAATVRSRLGLPAPADGPPLRDRWLVLAQYDTADAKLTTRRIWLYGAESGGTRLLLSYGAAGRAPELSLPVGLALDAELSGHPGAGRARAALGERFAPPAPAGFRPPGVSTAEAAARYGDALRDDPWLESVPVTLERVIPVPDGETWQLADAGTDTALPLTRAARSRPGLWRLVALSGGTPVTVFGECGHHGFTPLTAWTPGTNEAVPLC, from the coding sequence ATGACTGAGCAGGGGGTGCGCTGGACCGCGGAACAGGTGCTGGCACTGGCGCCTGACGCCGCGTCACGCACAGCGGGGAGCAAGCTCGGCACGGCCGGTCCGTGGTCCGAGGCGGGCAGTGGAGAGGGGACGGTGTGGGGGCTGTGCAAGGGCAGCGGCAGCAGGCCGTACCAGACGGTGGTCGATCTCGCCGGACCGGCGTACACGTGCAGCTGTCCGAGCCGTAAGTTCCCGTGCAAGCACGCGCTCGGGCTGCTTCTGCTGTGGGCGGGCGGCGACGGCGCGGTGCCGGTGTCCGCCGATCCGCCGGACTGGGCAGAGCCGTGGCTGGCGGGCAGACGCAAGCGGGCCGAGGGCGAACCGGGCCAGGGCAAGGGGGGTTCGGCGGCCGGGCCGGCCGATCCGGAGGCGGCACGGCGGCGGGCCGAGCGCCGGGCCGAGCGGGTCACCGCGGGGGCGACGGAGCTGGAGCAGCGCCTCGCGGACCTGCTGCGCGGCGGTCTGGCCGCGGCCGAGCAGGCGGGGTACGGGGCGTGGGACGAGACGGCGGCCCGCATGGTCGACGCCCAGGCGCCCGGACTCGCGGCGCGGGTGCGGGAGTTGGGGGCGATACCGGGGTCCGGGGCGGGCTGGCCGGCCCGGCTGCTGGAGGAATGCGCGCTGCTACATCTGCTCGACCAGGGCTGGCTGCGCCGCGCCGCGCTGCCGGACGCCCTCGCGGCCACGGTCCGCTCCCGGCTCGGCCTGCCCGCCCCGGCGGACGGCCCGCCCTTGCGCGACCGCTGGCTGGTCCTCGCCCAGTACGACACCGCGGACGCGAAACTGACGACCCGCCGGATCTGGCTGTACGGCGCGGAGTCGGGCGGCACCCGGCTGCTGCTGTCGTACGGCGCGGCGGGCCGGGCGCCGGAGCTGTCCCTGCCGGTCGGCCTGGCGCTGGACGCGGAGCTGTCCGGTCATCCGGGGGCCGGCCGGGCCCGGGCCGCACTGGGCGAGCGGTTCGCCCCGCCGGCGCCGGCCGGGTTCCGCCCGCCGGGCGTGTCGACGGCCGAGGCGGCGGCCCGGTACGGCGACGCGCTGCGCGACGATCCCTGGCTGGAGTCGGTCCCGGTGACGCTGGAGCGGGTGATCCCGGTCCCGGACGGCGAGACGTGGCAACTGGCCGACGCCGGTACGGACACGGCCCTGCCCCTGACCCGGGCCGCCCGCTCCCGCCCCGGTCTGTGGCGACTGGTCGCCCTGTCCGGCGGGACCCCCGTGACGGTCTTCGGCGAGTGCGGCCACCACGGCTTCACCCCGCTCACGGCCTGGACGCCGGGGACGAACGAGGCGGTGCCGCTGTGCTGA
- a CDS encoding DUF5691 domain-containing protein, with protein MNGTPITPTPTTRTGAAPAESWEDLVTAALLGTDRRPWATAQPGREAPLALLDAAAVATVRRRAGLRPARAARRPEPTPEDPRPALPAAAARRLAALLADRSGAAGGGRRGSAPDLMELLPQWLAAATAHGYAAPPQALPALLDAARGRTDLRPAALAFAGPRALWLARLNPDWRFALRAAPGGGATLPGADDTEAVERLWQEGLFAERVALLGGLRAERPAVARELLASSWAKERAEDRLMFLDALRTGLAAEDEPFLEQALGDRSRNVRATAAELLSALPDSALAARMAVRAAACVALDRTAPVPAIVVEPPLQCDSSMERDGVVATPPAGRGERSWWLGQLAEAAPLGTWPERLGGRTAREIVALPVADGWQGELHAAWCRAAVRQRDTAWSRALLGSPSAPEAGGPGAVSLAERAKLLAALEPVERAAWVAGFIATHGLSEAFQLLGVCAVPWAAPLGRSVVDALNIARDAGSYPWSFSGVMGLAERCLDPAEAGRLEALLAIPDEREDAAPGAGGYWAEAFQRLVTTLRLRAEMARELAPAGTTRGPSRNEPPAQLPDAAA; from the coding sequence ATGAACGGGACCCCGATCACCCCGACCCCGACCACTCGGACCGGCGCGGCTCCCGCGGAGTCCTGGGAGGACCTGGTCACCGCCGCCCTGCTCGGCACCGACCGGCGCCCGTGGGCCACCGCACAGCCCGGGCGGGAGGCTCCGCTCGCGCTGCTGGACGCGGCCGCCGTGGCGACCGTACGACGACGGGCCGGGCTGCGGCCCGCGCGGGCGGCCCGGCGGCCGGAGCCGACGCCCGAGGACCCGCGCCCGGCGCTGCCCGCGGCGGCGGCCCGCAGACTCGCCGCCCTGCTGGCCGACCGCTCGGGCGCGGCGGGCGGCGGCCGCCGGGGCAGCGCACCCGACCTCATGGAGCTGCTCCCGCAGTGGCTCGCGGCGGCCACCGCGCACGGGTACGCGGCACCCCCGCAGGCGCTGCCCGCCCTGCTGGACGCGGCCCGGGGGCGTACGGATCTGCGCCCGGCGGCGCTGGCGTTCGCGGGCCCGCGCGCGCTGTGGCTGGCCCGGCTGAACCCGGACTGGCGCTTCGCCCTGCGCGCGGCTCCCGGCGGCGGCGCCACGCTGCCCGGCGCCGACGACACCGAGGCGGTGGAGCGGCTGTGGCAGGAGGGGCTGTTCGCCGAACGGGTGGCCCTGCTGGGCGGGCTGCGCGCCGAGCGGCCCGCGGTCGCGCGCGAGCTGCTGGCGTCGTCCTGGGCCAAGGAGCGGGCGGAGGACCGGCTGATGTTCCTCGACGCGCTGCGCACGGGCCTCGCCGCCGAGGACGAGCCGTTCCTGGAGCAGGCGCTCGGCGACCGCAGCCGCAACGTCCGGGCGACGGCGGCGGAACTGCTGTCGGCGCTGCCGGACTCCGCACTCGCCGCGCGCATGGCCGTACGGGCCGCGGCCTGTGTGGCCCTCGACCGTACGGCGCCCGTGCCGGCGATCGTGGTCGAGCCGCCGCTCCAGTGCGATTCGAGCATGGAGCGCGACGGTGTGGTGGCGACACCTCCGGCGGGCAGAGGAGAACGCTCATGGTGGCTGGGGCAGTTGGCGGAGGCCGCGCCGCTCGGCACCTGGCCGGAGCGGCTCGGCGGGCGAACGGCGCGGGAGATCGTGGCACTGCCGGTCGCGGACGGCTGGCAGGGCGAACTGCACGCGGCCTGGTGCCGGGCGGCGGTGCGGCAGCGGGACACCGCGTGGTCGAGGGCGCTGCTCGGCTCACCGTCGGCACCGGAGGCGGGCGGGCCGGGGGCGGTGTCCCTGGCCGAGCGCGCGAAGCTGCTGGCGGCCCTGGAACCGGTGGAGCGGGCCGCGTGGGTGGCGGGGTTCATCGCGACACACGGCCTGTCGGAGGCGTTCCAGCTGCTCGGGGTGTGCGCGGTGCCGTGGGCGGCGCCACTCGGCCGCTCGGTCGTGGACGCGCTCAACATCGCGCGGGACGCGGGCAGTTACCCGTGGAGCTTCAGCGGTGTGATGGGGCTGGCGGAACGCTGCCTGGACCCGGCGGAGGCCGGCCGGCTGGAGGCGCTGCTGGCGATACCCGACGAACGGGAGGACGCGGCGCCGGGCGCCGGGGGGTACTGGGCGGAGGCGTTCCAGCGGCTGGTCACGACGCTGCGGTTGCGGGCGGAGATGGCCCGCGAGTTGGCCCCGGCCGGCACCACCCGCGGCCCCTCCCGGAACGAACCGCCGGCTCAGTTGCCCGACGCAGCCGCCTGA
- a CDS encoding cobalamin B12-binding domain-containing protein — MGVAAGPIRVVVAKPGLDGHDRGAKVIARALRDAGMEVIYTGLHQTPEQIVDTAIQEDADAIGLSILSGAHNTLFAAVIDLLKERDAADILVFGGGIIPDEDIPPLKEKGVAEIFTPGATTASIVEWVRENVRQAAASGN, encoded by the coding sequence ATGGGTGTGGCAGCCGGTCCGATCCGTGTGGTGGTCGCCAAACCGGGACTCGACGGCCACGATCGCGGGGCCAAGGTCATCGCGCGCGCCCTGCGCGACGCCGGTATGGAGGTCATCTACACCGGGCTCCACCAGACACCGGAGCAGATCGTCGACACCGCCATCCAGGAGGACGCCGACGCGATCGGCCTGTCCATCCTCTCCGGCGCGCACAACACGCTGTTCGCCGCGGTGATCGACCTGCTCAAGGAGCGCGACGCCGCGGACATCCTCGTCTTCGGCGGCGGCATCATCCCGGACGAGGACATTCCGCCCCTGAAGGAGAAGGGCGTCGCGGAGATCTTCACGCCGGGCGCGACGACCGCGTCGATCGTGGAGTGGGTGCGGGAGAACGTGCGTCAGGCGGCTGCGTCGGGCAACTGA
- a CDS encoding esterase/lipase family protein, whose product MKVTGVLPLFLPFYRRLWPGRLAGISMALLKATALEAAILAGHLLLYPTGFAQERRSPALPAAEGTARLPVPSGPPVVLLHGFIDNRSVFVLLRRSLAQHGGQRVESLNYSPLTCDVRAAAELLGRHIEEICERTGSPRVDIVGHSLGGLIARYYVQCLGGDLRVRTLVTLGTPHAGTRVVPLADAHPIVRQMRPGSSVIEELSRPAPGCRTRFVSFWSDLDSIMDPVETARLEHPDLDTLNVQVSGIGHLALPVHPAVAAGIREALDAAHPGDALAGGLTVA is encoded by the coding sequence ATGAAGGTCACCGGAGTACTGCCACTCTTCCTCCCGTTCTACCGGCGCCTGTGGCCCGGAAGACTCGCCGGAATCTCCATGGCGCTGCTCAAGGCGACCGCTCTTGAGGCCGCGATCCTGGCCGGCCACCTCCTGCTGTATCCGACGGGCTTCGCCCAGGAACGCCGCTCCCCCGCCCTGCCCGCCGCGGAGGGCACGGCCCGGCTGCCCGTCCCGTCCGGCCCGCCGGTCGTGCTGCTGCACGGCTTCATCGACAACCGCTCGGTGTTCGTACTGCTGCGCCGCAGCCTCGCCCAGCACGGCGGACAGCGCGTCGAGTCGCTCAACTACTCCCCGCTGACCTGCGACGTCCGCGCCGCGGCCGAGCTGCTCGGCCGGCACATCGAGGAGATCTGCGAACGCACCGGCAGCCCCCGCGTCGACATCGTGGGCCACAGCCTCGGCGGCCTGATCGCCCGCTATTACGTGCAGTGTCTCGGCGGTGATCTGCGGGTGCGCACGCTCGTCACGCTGGGCACCCCGCACGCGGGCACCCGGGTGGTGCCGCTGGCCGACGCCCATCCGATCGTGCGCCAGATGCGGCCCGGTTCATCGGTGATCGAGGAACTGTCCCGGCCCGCGCCCGGCTGCCGTACGCGGTTCGTGAGCTTCTGGAGCGACCTGGACTCCATCATGGATCCGGTGGAGACGGCCCGCCTGGAGCACCCCGATCTCGACACGCTGAACGTCCAGGTGTCCGGCATCGGGCATCTCGCCCTGCCCGTGCACCCCGCGGTCGCGGCCGGGATACGCGAGGCCCTCGACGCCGCGCACCCCGGGGACGCGCTCGCCGGCGGTCTGACGGTGGCGTGA
- a CDS encoding M23 family metallopeptidase, producing the protein MNDRHPSGTMTTPAPASDASAARYDHAPYGTHEAPYGDFTTYGGYDATGFVPGHDTTGAFHGDPLFGSLPGEQSTGAYDSAQWQTPHYDAYAAQHHAAYDSGVHDAAAWTVPAQATGHDVSGQWDASLWQQPDQSGGADPTQQWEWGTQGFETGAYDATQWNSAGQAAAPSPEPVAEPFDQQATATFEQVTEVPDTAAFPHGGYEDQAPYADATDSSGEPPAEPVLLDDQEEVTPTTRAGARGGARSRRRTPAKRSALLTVAVPSACVMGVAGIAAASVGALTDGGGKDTTASASDAHAVKPSVANSKLDSQLRTLSAGADDFADRASRTQERIDLKNQQELDRKKALAEAALKERLRPKFVLPVTQKGLSAYFGQAGVNWMSVHTGIDFPVSYGTTVMAATDGTVTTKWNSAYGNMMIVTAKDGTQTWYCHLSSYRVASGTTVKAGEPIAYSGNSGNSTGPHLHFEVHPAGGPAVDPLPWLRSHGLDPT; encoded by the coding sequence GTGAACGACCGTCACCCGTCGGGGACCATGACCACCCCGGCCCCGGCTTCCGACGCCTCCGCCGCGCGCTACGACCACGCGCCGTACGGGACCCATGAAGCCCCCTACGGCGACTTCACCACGTACGGCGGCTACGACGCCACCGGTTTTGTGCCCGGCCACGACACCACCGGCGCCTTCCACGGTGACCCGCTCTTCGGCAGCCTGCCCGGCGAGCAGAGCACCGGCGCGTACGACTCGGCGCAGTGGCAGACCCCGCACTACGACGCGTACGCGGCCCAGCACCACGCCGCCTACGACTCCGGTGTCCACGACGCGGCCGCCTGGACGGTCCCCGCGCAGGCCACGGGCCACGACGTCAGTGGCCAGTGGGACGCGAGCCTGTGGCAGCAGCCCGATCAGTCCGGCGGCGCCGACCCGACCCAGCAGTGGGAGTGGGGCACCCAGGGCTTCGAGACGGGCGCGTACGACGCCACGCAGTGGAACTCCGCCGGGCAGGCCGCGGCGCCCTCGCCCGAGCCGGTTGCCGAACCGTTCGACCAGCAGGCCACCGCCACGTTCGAGCAGGTCACGGAAGTGCCGGACACGGCGGCCTTCCCGCACGGCGGGTACGAGGACCAGGCGCCGTACGCGGACGCCACGGACAGTTCCGGTGAACCGCCCGCCGAGCCGGTCCTGTTGGACGACCAGGAAGAGGTCACGCCGACAACACGCGCGGGCGCGCGCGGCGGGGCGCGCTCCCGGCGTCGTACGCCCGCCAAGCGCTCCGCGCTGCTGACCGTCGCCGTGCCCTCGGCCTGTGTGATGGGCGTCGCGGGAATCGCGGCCGCCTCGGTCGGCGCGCTGACGGACGGCGGCGGCAAGGACACGACCGCCTCCGCCTCGGACGCGCACGCGGTCAAGCCGTCGGTCGCCAACAGCAAGCTGGACAGCCAGCTCAGGACGCTCTCCGCCGGCGCCGACGACTTCGCCGACCGGGCCAGCCGGACGCAGGAGCGGATCGACCTCAAGAACCAGCAGGAGCTGGACCGGAAGAAGGCCCTCGCGGAGGCCGCGCTCAAGGAGCGGCTGCGCCCCAAGTTCGTGCTGCCGGTCACGCAGAAGGGGCTGAGCGCCTACTTCGGCCAGGCGGGCGTGAACTGGATGTCGGTGCACACGGGCATCGACTTCCCCGTCTCCTACGGCACCACGGTGATGGCGGCCACCGACGGCACCGTCACCACCAAGTGGAACAGCGCCTACGGCAACATGATGATAGTGACGGCGAAGGACGGCACGCAGACCTGGTACTGCCATCTGTCCAGCTACCGCGTGGCCTCCGGTACGACCGTGAAGGCCGGCGAGCCGATCGCCTACTCCGGCAACTCCGGCAACTCCACCGGCCCGCACCTGCACTTCGAGGTGCACCCGGCGGGCGGGCCCGCCGTGGACCCGCTGCCCTGGCTGCGGAGCCACGGACTCGACCCCACGTAG
- the pcrA gene encoding DNA helicase PcrA translates to MSSLFDDSFLADLQPPRGHEEEPPPPPEDDHAPEPLPDDLFGGKFDAPPDRDAYYRDGAPRPALDAAALLEGLNDNQRAAVVHAGSPLLIVAGAGSGKTRVLTHRIAHLLAERHVHPGQILAITFTNKAAGEMKERVEQLVGPRANAMWVMTFHSACVRILRRESKKLGFTSSFSIYDAADSKRLMALVCRDLDLDPKRFPPKSFSAKISNLKNELIDEEDFAAQAADGFEKTLAQAYALYQSRLREANALDFDDLIMTTVNLLRAFPDVAEHYRRRFRHVLVDEYQDTNHAQYALVRELVGTGTHDEDAPPSEHDLPPAELCVVGDADQSIYAFRGATIRNILQFEEDYPDATTILLEQNYRSTQTILSAANAVIERNESRRPKNLWTNAGQGAQITGYVADTEHDEAQFVADEIDRLVDAGQAKAGDVAVFYRTNAQSRVFEEVFIRVGLPYKVVGGVRFYERKEVRDVLAYLRVLANPEDSVPLRRILNVPKRGIGDRAEAMIDALSQREKISFPQALKRVDEAYGMAARSTNAVKRFNTLMEDLRTIVESGAGPATVLEAVLERTGYLAELQSSTDPQDETRIENLQELAAVALEFEQERGEGAATSGATAPGGTLADFLEQVALVADSDQIPDEDEEGSGVITLMTLHTAKGLEFPVVFLTGMEDGVFPHMRSLGQTKELEEERRLAYVGITRARERLYLTRSALRSAWGQPSYNPPSRFLEEIPAAHVEWKRTGAAAPVSSGPASGIAASLSSSRSRSSAAGASGFATRRTTDKPAVSLAVGDRVTHDQFGLGTVVAVAGADDKAQATIDFGDGKPKRLLLRYAPVEKL, encoded by the coding sequence ATGAGCAGCCTCTTTGACGACAGCTTCCTGGCGGACCTCCAGCCCCCGCGCGGGCACGAGGAGGAACCCCCGCCGCCGCCCGAGGACGATCATGCTCCGGAACCGCTTCCGGACGATCTGTTCGGCGGGAAGTTCGACGCGCCGCCGGACCGGGACGCCTACTACCGCGACGGCGCCCCGCGCCCCGCGCTGGACGCGGCGGCGCTCCTGGAGGGGCTGAACGACAACCAGCGCGCCGCGGTCGTGCACGCCGGCTCCCCGCTGCTCATCGTCGCCGGTGCCGGCTCCGGCAAGACCCGCGTGCTCACCCACCGCATCGCCCACCTGCTCGCCGAGCGGCATGTGCACCCGGGCCAGATCCTCGCGATCACCTTCACCAACAAGGCCGCGGGCGAGATGAAGGAGCGCGTCGAGCAGCTCGTCGGCCCGCGCGCCAACGCGATGTGGGTCATGACCTTCCACAGCGCGTGCGTGCGCATCCTGCGCCGCGAGAGCAAGAAGCTCGGCTTCACGTCGTCGTTCTCGATCTACGACGCCGCCGACAGCAAGCGCCTGATGGCCCTGGTCTGCCGTGACCTGGACCTCGACCCCAAGCGCTTCCCGCCCAAGTCCTTCAGCGCCAAGATCAGCAACCTCAAGAACGAGCTGATCGACGAGGAGGACTTCGCCGCGCAGGCCGCCGACGGCTTCGAGAAGACCCTCGCGCAGGCCTACGCGCTCTACCAGTCGCGGCTGCGCGAGGCCAACGCCCTCGACTTCGACGACCTGATCATGACGACGGTCAACCTGCTGCGCGCCTTTCCGGACGTCGCCGAGCACTACCGCCGCCGCTTCCGGCACGTCCTGGTCGACGAGTACCAGGACACCAACCACGCCCAGTACGCGCTCGTCCGCGAACTCGTCGGCACCGGCACCCACGACGAGGACGCTCCGCCGAGCGAGCACGACCTCCCGCCCGCCGAGCTGTGCGTGGTCGGTGACGCGGACCAGTCGATCTACGCCTTCCGGGGCGCGACGATCCGCAACATCCTCCAGTTCGAGGAGGACTACCCGGACGCGACGACGATCCTGCTGGAGCAGAACTACCGCTCCACGCAGACCATTCTGAGCGCCGCCAACGCGGTCATCGAGCGCAACGAGTCGCGCCGCCCGAAGAACCTGTGGACCAACGCGGGCCAGGGCGCGCAGATCACCGGCTATGTCGCCGACACCGAGCACGACGAGGCGCAGTTCGTCGCCGACGAGATAGACCGCCTGGTCGACGCGGGTCAGGCCAAGGCGGGCGACGTCGCCGTCTTCTACCGCACCAACGCCCAGTCCCGTGTCTTCGAAGAGGTCTTCATCCGCGTCGGCCTGCCCTACAAGGTCGTCGGCGGGGTCCGCTTCTACGAGCGCAAGGAGGTCCGGGACGTCCTCGCCTACCTGCGCGTTCTCGCCAACCCCGAGGACTCGGTGCCGCTGCGCCGCATCCTCAACGTGCCCAAGCGGGGCATCGGCGACCGCGCCGAGGCGATGATCGATGCCCTCTCCCAGCGCGAGAAGATCAGCTTCCCGCAGGCGCTCAAGCGCGTGGACGAGGCGTACGGCATGGCCGCGCGCTCCACCAACGCGGTCAAGCGGTTCAACACGCTGATGGAGGACCTGCGCACGATCGTGGAATCCGGCGCCGGACCGGCCACGGTCCTCGAAGCCGTCCTCGAACGCACCGGTTACCTCGCCGAGTTGCAGTCCTCCACCGACCCGCAGGACGAGACCCGCATCGAGAACCTCCAGGAACTCGCGGCCGTGGCCCTGGAGTTCGAGCAGGAGCGCGGCGAAGGCGCAGCGACATCAGGGGCTACCGCCCCGGGCGGTACGCTGGCCGACTTCCTGGAGCAGGTCGCGCTGGTCGCCGACTCCGACCAGATCCCCGACGAGGACGAGGAAGGCTCCGGCGTCATCACCCTGATGACCCTGCACACCGCCAAGGGCCTGGAATTCCCCGTCGTCTTCCTGACCGGCATGGAGGACGGCGTCTTCCCGCACATGCGCTCCCTCGGCCAGACCAAGGAGCTGGAGGAGGAGCGGCGCCTGGCGTACGTCGGCATCACACGCGCGCGGGAGCGGCTGTATCTCACGCGCTCGGCGCTGCGCAGCGCCTGGGGCCAGCCGTCGTACAACCCGCCCTCCCGGTTCCTGGAGGAGATCCCGGCCGCCCACGTGGAGTGGAAGCGGACGGGCGCGGCGGCACCGGTGTCCTCCGGCCCGGCCTCCGGGATCGCGGCCTCACTGTCCTCGTCCCGCTCGCGTTCGTCGGCTGCGGGCGCGTCCGGGTTCGCCACGCGGCGTACGACGGACAAGCCGGCGGTGTCCCTCGCGGTCGGCGACCGGGTCACCCACGACCAGTTCGGGCTCGGCACGGTCGTCGCGGTGGCGGGCGCGGACGACAAGGCCCAGGCGACGATCGACTTCGGCGACGGCAAGCCGAAGCGGCTGCTGCTGCGGTACGCGCCGGTGGAGAAGCTGTAG
- a CDS encoding C40 family peptidase, producing the protein MASHRKSRPGGTTGVGLRTPALATAALTSIAMLSQTAEAAPGTDHTRPSLEEVEKKVDDLYRQAESATEKYDAATERTGKQRGRVDALRDEVARRTARLNKARDELGSFAAAQYRTGAAAPDTATFLLADNPQDYFDQTQLMSRLTTREKSAVDAYIDEQASTMKKRREAAQSLQTLTESQHELQTAKSTVQQKLASARELLSQLTAQEKARLAAIEREKQQEAARKAAELAKQQAEAQQKTTSSGSSSPTGSASSGSSGSAGSYDTKAAKAIAFARAQIGKPYVWGATGPDSYDCSGLTQAAWKAAGVTLPRTTYDQVNAGTTVSLADARPGDLIFFYDDISHVGLYIGNGMMIHAPKPGAYVREESVYYGGESIIHSVVRPG; encoded by the coding sequence TTGGCGTCGCACCGCAAGTCGCGTCCCGGCGGGACCACCGGAGTGGGTCTGCGCACCCCGGCCCTCGCCACCGCCGCCCTCACCTCCATAGCCATGCTGTCCCAGACGGCCGAGGCCGCCCCCGGTACGGACCACACCCGGCCGAGCCTGGAGGAGGTGGAGAAGAAGGTCGACGACCTCTACCGGCAGGCGGAGTCGGCGACCGAGAAGTACGACGCGGCCACGGAGCGCACCGGCAAGCAGCGCGGGCGGGTCGACGCGCTCCGGGACGAGGTCGCCCGCCGCACCGCCCGCCTCAACAAGGCCCGCGACGAGCTGGGCTCCTTCGCCGCGGCCCAGTACCGCACCGGCGCCGCCGCCCCCGACACGGCCACCTTCCTGCTCGCGGACAACCCGCAGGACTACTTCGACCAGACCCAGCTGATGAGCCGGCTGACCACGCGCGAGAAGAGCGCGGTCGACGCCTACATCGACGAGCAGGCCTCCACCATGAAGAAGCGGCGGGAGGCCGCGCAGAGCCTGCAGACGCTGACCGAGTCGCAGCACGAGCTGCAGACCGCCAAGTCCACCGTCCAGCAGAAGCTCGCCTCCGCGCGCGAGCTGCTGTCGCAGCTGACGGCCCAGGAGAAGGCGCGGCTGGCCGCCATCGAGCGGGAGAAGCAGCAGGAGGCGGCGCGCAAGGCGGCCGAGCTGGCGAAGCAGCAGGCCGAAGCCCAGCAGAAGACCACCTCGTCCGGCTCATCCAGCCCGACCGGCTCCGCCTCTTCCGGATCCTCCGGGTCCGCCGGCTCGTACGACACGAAGGCCGCCAAGGCCATCGCCTTCGCCCGCGCCCAGATCGGCAAGCCGTACGTGTGGGGCGCCACCGGGCCGGACTCCTACGACTGCTCGGGCCTCACCCAGGCCGCCTGGAAGGCCGCCGGCGTCACGCTCCCGCGCACCACGTACGACCAGGTCAACGCCGGGACCACGGTGTCCCTGGCCGACGCGCGCCCGGGGGACCTGATCTTCTTCTACGACGACATCAGCCACGTCGGTCTCTACATCGGCAACGGCATGATGATCCACGCCCCGAAGCCGGGCGCGTACGTCCGTGAGGAGTCGGTGTACTACGGCGGGGAATCGATCATCCACAGCGTGGTCCGCCCGGGCTGA
- a CDS encoding C40 family peptidase, with protein MAAHRKPRQRSIGGPTVRTAATLALAGAATATGFDGTGHADPQLTPAQVKAQVDKLYQQAEAATEKYDGAKEQADAAQRRLNALHDETARRQAELNSARDALGSFASAQYRDGGFAPAWQLALSNDPDRYLDDAAFAERAGDRQAAAVSRVREQLREIEQLRGAARVQLASLRSRQAELSRQKKTVTDKLAEARRLLARLTPQQRAQVTGDDGSAPGRASRSAADARQALAQAGSGPGSVTAPDSRAAAAVAYAYAKLGSPYVWGAAGPNSFDCSGLVQAAYRSAGISLPRTTYAQIDAGRRVSRSELQPGDLVFFYSGVSHVGIYVGGGQMIHAPNPSAPVRLAPVDEMPFAGATRVA; from the coding sequence GTGGCAGCGCATCGCAAGCCCCGGCAACGCTCGATCGGTGGCCCTACGGTCCGGACGGCCGCCACCCTCGCCCTGGCGGGCGCGGCCACCGCGACGGGGTTCGACGGGACCGGACACGCCGACCCGCAGCTGACACCGGCACAGGTGAAGGCCCAGGTGGACAAGCTCTACCAGCAGGCCGAGGCGGCGACCGAGAAGTACGACGGCGCCAAGGAGCAGGCAGACGCGGCCCAGCGGCGGCTCAACGCGCTGCACGACGAGACGGCCCGCAGGCAGGCCGAGCTCAACTCGGCCCGGGACGCGCTGGGTTCGTTCGCCTCCGCGCAGTACCGCGACGGCGGCTTCGCCCCCGCCTGGCAACTGGCCCTGTCCAACGACCCCGACCGGTATCTGGACGACGCCGCCTTCGCCGAGCGGGCCGGCGATCGGCAGGCCGCCGCCGTGTCGCGGGTACGCGAACAACTGCGGGAGATCGAGCAGTTGCGCGGAGCCGCCCGCGTCCAGCTGGCGTCGCTGCGCTCCCGGCAGGCCGAGCTGAGCCGGCAGAAGAAGACCGTCACGGACAAGCTGGCCGAGGCCCGGCGGCTGCTGGCGCGGCTCACCCCGCAGCAGCGCGCCCAGGTCACCGGTGACGACGGCAGCGCACCGGGGCGCGCCTCCCGGTCGGCCGCAGATGCCCGGCAGGCCCTGGCGCAGGCCGGATCCGGGCCCGGCTCCGTCACGGCGCCCGACAGCCGCGCTGCGGCGGCCGTCGCCTACGCCTACGCCAAGCTCGGCAGCCCCTATGTGTGGGGGGCGGCCGGCCCGAACTCCTTCGACTGCTCGGGGCTGGTCCAGGCCGCCTACCGCTCCGCGGGCATCTCCTTGCCCCGCACCACCTACGCCCAGATCGACGCGGGCCGGCGCGTCTCCCGCTCCGAACTGCAGCCCGGAGACCTGGTGTTCTTCTACTCCGGCGTCAGCCATGTCGGCATCTACGTCGGCGGCGGCCAGATGATCCACGCCCCGAACCCCTCGGCACCGGTCCGGCTGGCCCCGGTCGACGAGATGCCGTTCGCGGGGGCCACCCGGGTCGCGTGA